Proteins from a genomic interval of Dermacentor variabilis isolate Ectoservices chromosome 8, ASM5094787v1, whole genome shotgun sequence:
- the LOC142589818 gene encoding uncharacterized protein LOC142589818 isoform X1, which produces MGRCVLVCALYQWQRLSRMRAHRTRGLVVRSQLSAREPYQGQPEDYAEDTDTASTLTSGTGVLEDDDQLDLAAHSESSFGIYCWRPVCQDMAPSWRHITGAFWAFSATRHELEAKYTNDNNVAAQPCMSIRACRLVTCGAAMSSSAIVAFFRTFLLPPEVGVQLTRTRFSPFQCMREYRERMGQPC; this is translated from the exons ATGGGACGCTGCGTTTTGGTGTGCGCCCTGTACCAGTGGCAGCGGCTGTCCCGTATGCGGGCACACCGTACAAGAGGTCTCGTTGTCAGAAGTCAGCTATCAGCCAGAGAACCATACCAAGGTCAACCTGAAGACTACGCAGAAGATACCGATACCGCCTCCACCTTGACCTCTGGCACGGGCGTCCTCGAAGATGACGATCAGCTG GATCTAGCAGCTCACTCGGAGAGCTCTTTTGGTATCTACTGCTGGCGACCTGTTTGCCAAGACATGGCACCTTCGTGGCGCCATATTACGGGCGCCTTCTGGGCCTTCTCAGCAACACGCCATGAACTTG AGGCCAAGTACACGAATGACAACAATGTTGCGGCGCAGCCATGCATGTCGATTAGAGCATGCCGATTGGTCACGTGCGGTGCCGCTATGTCCTCGTCAGCCATTGTTGCATTCTTCAGAACCTTCCTCCTGCCACCAGAAG TGGGAGTACAATTGACTAGAACCCGGTTCTCGCCATTTCAATGCATGCGCGAATACCGTGAGCGCATGGGTCAGCCCTGTTAA
- the LOC142589818 gene encoding uncharacterized protein LOC142589818 isoform X2, with product MGRCVLVCALYQWQRLSRMRAHRTRGLVVRSQLSAREPYQGQPEDYAEDTDTASTLTSGTGVLEDDDQLDLAAHSESSFGIYCWRPVCQDMAPSWRHITGAFWAFSATRHELEAKYTNDNNVAAQPCMSIRACRLVTCGAAMSSSAIVAFFRTFLLPPEG from the exons ATGGGACGCTGCGTTTTGGTGTGCGCCCTGTACCAGTGGCAGCGGCTGTCCCGTATGCGGGCACACCGTACAAGAGGTCTCGTTGTCAGAAGTCAGCTATCAGCCAGAGAACCATACCAAGGTCAACCTGAAGACTACGCAGAAGATACCGATACCGCCTCCACCTTGACCTCTGGCACGGGCGTCCTCGAAGATGACGATCAGCTG GATCTAGCAGCTCACTCGGAGAGCTCTTTTGGTATCTACTGCTGGCGACCTGTTTGCCAAGACATGGCACCTTCGTGGCGCCATATTACGGGCGCCTTCTGGGCCTTCTCAGCAACACGCCATGAACTTG AGGCCAAGTACACGAATGACAACAATGTTGCGGCGCAGCCATGCATGTCGATTAGAGCATGCCGATTGGTCACGTGCGGTGCCGCTATGTCCTCGTCAGCCATTGTTGCATTCTTCAGAACCTTCCTCCTGCCACCAGAAGGTTAG